CCGCCGCCTGGGCCTGGAAGCGGTGTACTTGGGCTACTGGATCAAGAACTGCAAAAAAATGAACTACAAGACCCAATATCGGCCCATTGAATTACTCATCAACCAGCGGTGGGTTGTCCTGAACTAGGGTTTGTACGAAAAGTTGCCGAGCGGCGATCAGGCAAGGCGAAAACAGGCGAGGAAGCGGAGTTGACTGGTTGTCAATGAGCATTCCGAGCCTGTTTTCAACGCAGCATGATCGTCGCGCAGGCACTTTTCGGACAAAGCCTAGGGGCCGCTCGTAGTCTGCGCCTTATCCACGCGCCGCATTCATTGAGTAACTCCGAAGAACCCCTTGGCTTGCCCCCCCTTTTTCGGGCACAATGCACGCCGCTTTTGCCTGGCGCAGTTGCACCGGGCCATTCACTGGATACCGAGGGCTTTACTGCATGTCGAAAGAAGACAGCTTCGAAATGGAAGGCACTGTCGTCGACACCCTGCCCAACACCATGTTTCGTGTGGAGTTGGAAAATGGGCACGTCGTAACCGCGCATATCTCCGGCAAGATGCGCAAGAACTACATTCGTATTCTTACCGGTGACAAAGTGCGCGTCGAGCTGACGCCCTATGACTTGAGCAAAGGGCGCATCACTTACCGCGCTCGCTAACAAGTCAATACAAAACGCCCGGCTCATGTCGGGCGTTTTTGTTTGCCTGGGATTTGCCCCAATCTTCAGAAACACACGCCCCCCCCTGTGGGAGCGAGCTTGCTCGCGAAGGCGGCGGCACAAGCACCGTTGATGCAAGCTGCCCCACCGCTATCGCGAGCAAGCTCGCTCCCACAGGGACTGGTGATGAAACCCAATCTTGTTCCATGCCCACAGCAGCGCCTGGTGTAGGCATGGAACAGCAAAAAGGCGCCTTTCGGCGCCTTTCGCTTTGTTGCAGGTAACGATCAAGCCATTTCGGCCGTGGTTTCGAAGTCGAAAGTCAGCTCGCCGTCCTTGATGTCGATGTGAACCACACCGCCATGCTCGGCCAGTTCGCCAAACAGGATTTCCTCGGCCAGCGGACGCTTGATCTTGTCCTGGATCAGGCGAGCCATCGGCCGCGCACCCATCGTCACGTCGTAACCACCTTCCGCCAGCCAGCTGCGCGCCGCATCGGTGACCTCCAGCAATACACGCTTGTCTTCGAGCTGCGCCTGAAGTTCGGTAAGGAACTTGTCCACCACGCTCTTGATGACCTCATGGCTGAGGCGACCAAACTGGATAATGGTGTCCAGGCGGTTGCGGAATTCAGGCGTGAAGCTCTTCTTGATCACTTCCATCGCATCGGACGAGTGGTCCTGATGGGTGAAACCGATCGAAGCGCGCGCCGCGGTCTCGGCACCGGCGTTCGTGGTCATGATGATGATCACGTTGCGGAAATCCGCCTTGCGCCCGTTGTTGTCGGTCAGCGTACCGTGGTCCATGACCTGCAGCAGCAGGTTGAAGACTTCCGGATGCGCCTTCTCGATTTCATCGAGCAACAGCACACAGTGAGGCTGCTTGGTAATCGCCTCGGTCAACAGGCCGCCCTGGTCGAAACCGACATAGCCCGGAGGCGCACCGATCAGACGCGATACGGTGTGGCGCTCCATGTACTCGGACATGTCGAAGCGCACCAGCTCGATGCCCATCGCCTTGGCCAACTGCCGTGCCGCCTCGGTCTTGCCGACACCGGTAGGCCCGGCGAACAGGAAGGAACCGACCGGCTTGTCCGGCGACTTGAGTCCCGCGCGGGACAGCTTGATGGCGGTCGAGAGCGAGTCGATGGCCGCATCCTGGCCGAACACCGTCAGCTTCAGGTCACGCTCCAGGTTACGTAGCAGTTCCTTGTCGGAGCTGGTGACGTGTTTTGGCGGAATCCGCGCGATTTTGGCGACGATGTCCTCGACTTGCGGCACCTCGATACGCTTGACGCGATTCTCCACCGGCTGCAGCCGCTGGTAGGCGCCCGCCTCGTCGATGACGTCGATGGCCTTGTCCGGCATGTGCCGATCATTGATGTAGCGTGACGCCAGCTCGGCAGCGGCGCGCAATGCCTCGTCGCTGTATTCGATGTTGTGGTGCAGCTCGAAACGCCCTTTCAGGCCACGCAGGATGCCGATGGTGTCTTCCACCGACGGCTCCGACACATCGACCTTCTGGAAACGCCGTGCCAGGGCACGGTCCTTCTCGAAGATCCCACGGAATTCCTGGAACGTGGTCGAGCCGATGCAACGGATATCACCCGAGGACAGCAGCGGTTTGAGCAGGTTCGAGGCATCCATGACGCCACCCGACGCAGCGCCCGCGCCGATGATGGTGTGGATCTCGTCGATGAACAGGATTGCTTGCGGGCGTTTTTTCAGCTCGCCGAGCAGCGCCTTGAAGCGCTTCTCGAAATCGCCACGGTATTTGGTACCGGCCAGCAAGGCCCCCAGGTCGAGGGAATACACCACACTGTTGGCCAGCAGATCCGGCACCTGGTTGTCGACGATGCGCTTGGCCAGGCCTTCGGCGATTGCGGTCTTGCCCACGCCTGCCTCACCCACCAGCAACGGGTTGTTCTTGCGGCGCCGGGCGAGAATCTGCGCAACGCGCTCGACTTCCGCCTCGCGCCCAACCAGCGGATCGATGCGGCCCTGGCGGGCCAGCTCGTTCAGGTTGCTGGCATACGCGTCCAGCGGATTGCCTGAAGAAGAAGACTCACCGCCCTCGTCGTCCTGCATATCCTGTTCACCCTCGGAATGATCGCCATGCCCCGGCACTTTGGAAATGCCATGGGCAATGTAGTTGACGACATCGATACGCGCGACGCTCTGCTGCTTGAGCAGGAACACCGCCTGGCTTTCCTGCTCACTGAAGATGGCGACCAGCACGTTGGCCCCGGTCACTTCACGCTTGCCCGAGCTCTGCACATGGAAGACAGCACGTTGCAGCACCCGCTGGAAGCCCAGGGTTGGCTGGGTTTCGCGATCCTCGTCGTGAACGGGGATCAGTGGCGTGGTGGAGTCGATGAACTCCTGCAAATCGTGCTTGAGTTTGTCGAGGTTCGCGCCGCAGGCACGCAAAACGGTGGCGGCAGCCTCGTTATCCAGTAGGGCCAACAGCAGGTGTTCGACTGTCATGAACTCATGACGCTTCGAACGAGCCTCCTTGAAGGCAAGATTGAGGGTGACTTCGAGCTCGCGGTTTAACATGGTTCACCTCATACCCAAGTGGTCGGCGTTAACCGTCCTTCTCGATTTCACAGAGTAGCGGATGCTGGCTTTCCCTGGCGTACTGGTTGACCTGCATGGCCTTGGTCTCCGCGATGTCGCGGGTAAACACACCACATACTGCCCGTCCCTCTGTATGAACGGCCAGCATGACCTTGGTCGCCAGCTCACGATTCAGGTTGAAAAACACCTCGAGCACTTCGACGACGAAATCCATCGGTGTGTAGTCATCGTTGAACAAAACCACCTTGTACATCGGTGGCGCCTGTAAAGCGGGCTTTGATTCCTGAACAGCAATGCCCGCTGAATCGTCGTCATGTTGATCCGGGCGATCCTGATTGAATGTTAGTCGAATCTGGCTGATTGCATGCATGGAAAGAAAGGTTCGTTTTAGTTGGCAAATACAGTGATGGGGCCGCTTGCGGGCGATTTCAACCGCTACCGCCCGATCACCTTGACTAACGGCAAATCGGTGTTACAACCAATAGAGCCCACCGTGGGTTAAAAAGGTCCGCGAAGTCAATCCGATTTCCATGATCGACGGCGGATCATCAGGATGATACTCCGTTGCCGGGGTGTGTTGCAGAGGGAAATTGGTATGTCAGGTACCACCAGCATGCGAGTCAAGGGAAAGGTCAAATGGTTCAATAACGCCAAGGGCTACGGTTTCATTATCCAGGACGGGAAGGACGAAGATCTCTTCGCTCATTATTCCGTCATTCAGATGGACGGCTATAAAACCCTGAAGGCAGGACAGCCCGTGACGTTCTGCATGATACAAGGGCCAAAGGGCATACATGCCGTTGAAATTCGTCCGGTCGCCGTCGACGCCGAGAGCACTCCTTTCAGCGAAAAGCCAGAGCCGACCAGGGTCCACGTCAAGCCTCGGGTCACCGAGGACCATTAAAGGCCTGCCCCACCCATGAAAATGCCCGGTTTCGATCACTCGAACCGGGCATTTTTGTGTCCAGGCTTCGCTTACATATGGGAAATCAGCGCATCGCCGAAGCCGGAAGACGACACCAGCTTGGCACCGTCCATCAGGCGCTCGAAGTCATAGGTCACGGTCTTGGCCGAAATCGCGCCGTTGGTGCCCTTGATGATCAGGTCAGCCGCTTCGGTCCAGCCCATGTGGCGCAGCATCATTTCCGCCGACAGGATCAGCGACCCCGGGTTGACTTGATCCTTGCCTGCGTATTTAGGCGCGGTACCGTGGGTGGCTTCGAACATTGCCACGGTGTCGGACAGGTTGGCGCCCGGCGCGATGCCGATACCACCTACTTCCGCCGCCAGGGCATCGGAGAGGTAGTCGCCGTTGAGGTTCAGGGTGGCGATCACGTCATATTCAGCCGGACGCAGCAGGATCTGCTGGAGCATGGCGTCGGCGATGGCGTCCTTGACCACGACATTCTTGCCGGTCTTCGGGTTCTTGAACTGCATCCATGGCCCGCCATCGAGCAGGGTCGCGCCGAACTCTTCGGCCGCCACTTCGTAGGCCCATTCCTTGAAGGCACCTTCGGTGAACTTCATGATGTTGCCTTTGTGCACGATGGTCAGCGAGTCGCGGTCGTTGTCGACGACATATTGCAAGGCCTTGCGCGCCAGGCGCTTGGTGCCCTGCTTGGAAACCGGCTTGACACCGATACCGCAATCTTCGTCGAAGCGGATCTTGGTGACGCCCATTTCTTCTTTAAGGAACTTGATGACTTTGGTGGCTTCGGCCGAACCGGCCTTCCACTCGATGCCGGCATAGATGTCTTCGGAGTTCTCGCGGAAGATCGTCATGTCCACGTCGCCAGGCTTCTTGACCGGGCTGGGCACGCCTTCGAACCAGCGCACCGGGCGCAGGCAGACATACAGGTCGAGCTGCTGGCGCAGCGCTACGTTCAGCGAGCGGATACCGCCACCGACCGGCGTGGTCAGCGGGCCCTTGATGGAAACCACGTAGTCCTTGACCGCGTCCAGGGTTTCCTGGGGTAGCCAGGTGTCCTGGTCGTAGACCTGGGTGGCTTTTTCACCGGCGTAGACTTCCATCCAGGAAATCTTGCGCTTGCCGCCGTATGCCTTCTCGACCGCGGCGTCGACCACCTTGATCATGACCGGACTGATATCAACGCCAATGCCGTCGCCTTCGATGAAGGGGATGATCGGATTGTCGGGAACATTAAGAGAATGGTCTGCGTTGACGGTGATTTTGTCACCGACGGCCGGAACCTGAATCTTTTGATACCCCATGCTGAACTCCATTGCTTGGATTGAACATCTGGCTTGCGTTCGAGCGTAACCCAGTTGAATCGGCACGCAAACCCTACGTTAGGCCCATCAAGGACGAAAGTGCCGCAGTTCGCGATGTACAAGCCTGAAAACCAAGGGAAAAGCGCCAAACATGAGCATAGTCCACCACCCTTGGCATGCGACGTTTAGACCAATGGACGTGTACGGAAGTCTATGAACCGTCGGCAGATCGCCAGCTACCTATGTATAATGCCGCCGCTGACCACAGGGTCACGACGGCTGACGGCTCTATAACGAGACTTTCCGCCATTTTAAAAGCCGGACCGTTACCGCGGCCCGACCGCTTGACGCTCGACTGATGCACCCAACATCACCGCGAAGAAACCTCGACATTCGGCTCACGGATGACTTTGAACGAACGCGCTTACCCGGCGCCCCTCGAGTTTCTGCGCATGCTTTAGCAAAGAAGAGAGTTAATCCGAATATGCCCACCCGCTCGAAGATCATCTATACCTTCACCGACGAAGCGCCTGCCCTCGCCACCTATTCGCTGCTGCCGATCGTCGAAGCCTTCACCGCTTCGGCCGACATCGCCGTGGAGACCCGCGACATCTCCCTCGCAGGGCGCATCCTGGCCAGCTTCCCCGAGCAACTGGGTGACAAAGCCGTAGCCGACCACCTTGCCGAACTGGGCGACCTGGCCGTTACGCCTGAAGCCAACATCATCAAGCTGCCGAACATCAGCGCCTCGGTGCCGCAACTGCAGGCCGCGATCAAAGAATTGCAGGCCCAGGGCTACGCTCTGCCGGACTACCCGGAAACCGTGACCACCGACGCCGAGAAAGAAGCTCGCGCTCGCTATGACAAGGTCAAGGGCAGTGCCGTGAACCCGGTCCTGCGCGAAGGCAACTCCGACCGTCGTGCGCCGCTGTCGGTCAAGAACTACGCCCGCAAGCACCCGCACAAGATGGGCGCCTGGGCTGCCGACTCCAAGTCCCACGTCGCTCACATGAACGCCGGCGATTTCTACGGCAGCGAAAAAGCCGCCCTGATCGACGCCGCGGGCAGCGTGAAGATCGAGCTGATCGCCAAGGACGGCACCGCCACCGTCCTGAAGGAAAAGACCACCGTTCAAGCCGGTGAGATCCTCGATTGCGCCGTGCTGAGCAAAAACGCCCTGCGCAACTTCATCGCCGCCGAAATCGAAGACGCCAAGCAAAAAGGCGTCCTGCTGTCGGTCCACCTGAAAGCCACCATGATGAAGGTCTCCGACCCGATCATGTTCGGCCAGATCGTCGCCGAGTACTACAAGGACGCGCTGGCCAAGCACGCCGAAGTGCTGGAGCAGATCGGTTTCAACCTGAACAACGGCATCGGCGACCTGTACGCCCGCATCAAGGCCCTGCCGGCCGAGCAGCAGGCCCAGATCGAAGCCGACATCCAGGCGGTCTACGCCATTCGTCCAGCACTGGCGATGGTCAACTCCGACAAGGGCATCACCAACCTGCACGTGCCGAGCGACGTCATCGTCGACGCCTCGATGCCAGCCATGATCCGTGACTCCGGCAAGATGTGGGGCACCGACGGCCAGCTGCACGACACCAAGGCCGTGATCCCGGATCGCTGCTACGCCACCATCTACCAGGCGGTGATCGAAGACTGCAAGCAACACGGCGCCTTCGATCCGACTACCATGGGCAGCGTGCCAAACGTTGGCCTGATGGCCAAGAAAGCCGAAGAGTACGGTTCCCACGACAAGACCTTCCAGATCAAGGCCGACGGCGTGGTCCGTGTTTCGGACAACAACGGTCGCACCCTGCTGGAGCAGAACGTCGAGACTGGCGATATCTTCCGCATGTGCCAGACCAAGGACGCGCCGATCCAGGATTGGGTCAAGCTGGCCGTCAACCGTGCCCGCGCCAGCGCCACCCCGGCGATCTTCTGGCTCGACCCGATGCGCGCCCACGACGGCGTAATGATCGAGAAGGTCCAGGCTTACCTGAAGGACCATGACACCAGCGGCCTGGACATCCGCATCATGTCGCCTGTCGACGCGATGAAATTCACCCTGGCTCGCACCCGCGAAGGCAAGGACACCATTTCGGTGACCGGCAACGTACTGCGCGACTACCTGACCGACCTGTTCCCGATCATGGAACTGGGCACCAGCGCCAAGATGCTGTCGATCGTGCCGCTGATGAACGGTGGCGGCCTGTTCGAAACCGGCGCCGGCGGTTCGGCACCCAAGCACGTACAGCAACTGCTGGAAGAAAACTTCCTGCGCTGGGATTCCCTGGGCGAGTTCCTGGCCCTGGCCGCTTCCCTGGAACACCTGGGCGTGACCTACAACAACCCCAAGGCGCTGGTGCTGGCCAAGACCCTCGACCAGGCGACTGGCGAGTTCCTGGACCGCAACAAGTCGCCTTCGCGCAAGGTCGGCGGCATCGACAACCGCGGCAGCCACTTCTACCTGACCCTGTTCTGGGCCCAGGCATTGGCCGCCCAGGATGACGACGCAGCCCTCAAGGCGCAGTTCACCACCCTGGCCAAGACCCTGACCGACAACGAAGAAAAAATCGTTGCCGAGCTCAATGCGGTCCAGGGCAAGCCCGTGGACATCGGCGGTTACTACTTCGCCAACCCTGAGCTGACCCGCAAGGCCATGCGCCCGAGCACCACCTTCAACGCGGCGATTGCTGCGCTGGTGTAAGGCTGCAAGGAAGCACCACGAACCCCGGCCTTGTGCCGGGGTTTGTGTTTTTATGCATACCCTATTTGCCCCTGTGGGAGCGGGCTTGCTCGCGAAGGCAATTTATCATTCAACATTTGCATTGACTGACACACCGCTTTCGCGAGCAAGCCCGCTCCCACAGGGGATTCGCATCTCAATCCAACAATAGAGGAACCATCATGGACTGGAACCCCCACATCACCGTCGCCACCATCGTCGAAGACCACGGCCGCTTCCTGATGGTGGAAGAATCCAAGGGCGGCCGCGCAGTGCTCAACCAACCCGCCGGCCACCTGGACCCCAACGAAACCCTGATCGAAGCCGCCGTGCGCGAAACCCTCGAAGAAACCGGCTGGGACGTCGAGCCCACCAGCGTCACCGGCATCTACCTCTACACCGCCCCGAGCAACGGCGTGACCTACCAACGGGTCTGCTTCGCCGCCAAAGCCCTGAAACACCATCCCGAATACCAACTGGACGACGGCATCCTCGGCGCCAAATGGCTGTCCCGTGACGAACTGCTCGAACAGCGCGATCACTGGCGCAGCGAGCTGATCATCCGCTGCATCGACGATTACCTGGCCGGCCATCGCCATAGCCTGGCGCTTATCCGCCCTTCTCTTTAGCCTTGCGCGCCCGGGCCTGATAGAATCGCGTCCTTTTTCAAGACACTCATTGAATTCCTATGCGTGATCCAGCCTCTTCGAACACCCCAAAGCAACGCGTCATCGTCGGCATGTCCG
This genomic interval from Pseudomonas alvandae contains the following:
- the infA gene encoding translation initiation factor IF-1; amino-acid sequence: MSKEDSFEMEGTVVDTLPNTMFRVELENGHVVTAHISGKMRKNYIRILTGDKVRVELTPYDLSKGRITYRAR
- the clpA gene encoding ATP-dependent Clp protease ATP-binding subunit ClpA codes for the protein MLNRELEVTLNLAFKEARSKRHEFMTVEHLLLALLDNEAAATVLRACGANLDKLKHDLQEFIDSTTPLIPVHDEDRETQPTLGFQRVLQRAVFHVQSSGKREVTGANVLVAIFSEQESQAVFLLKQQSVARIDVVNYIAHGISKVPGHGDHSEGEQDMQDDEGGESSSSGNPLDAYASNLNELARQGRIDPLVGREAEVERVAQILARRRKNNPLLVGEAGVGKTAIAEGLAKRIVDNQVPDLLANSVVYSLDLGALLAGTKYRGDFEKRFKALLGELKKRPQAILFIDEIHTIIGAGAASGGVMDASNLLKPLLSSGDIRCIGSTTFQEFRGIFEKDRALARRFQKVDVSEPSVEDTIGILRGLKGRFELHHNIEYSDEALRAAAELASRYINDRHMPDKAIDVIDEAGAYQRLQPVENRVKRIEVPQVEDIVAKIARIPPKHVTSSDKELLRNLERDLKLTVFGQDAAIDSLSTAIKLSRAGLKSPDKPVGSFLFAGPTGVGKTEAARQLAKAMGIELVRFDMSEYMERHTVSRLIGAPPGYVGFDQGGLLTEAITKQPHCVLLLDEIEKAHPEVFNLLLQVMDHGTLTDNNGRKADFRNVIIIMTTNAGAETAARASIGFTHQDHSSDAMEVIKKSFTPEFRNRLDTIIQFGRLSHEVIKSVVDKFLTELQAQLEDKRVLLEVTDAARSWLAEGGYDVTMGARPMARLIQDKIKRPLAEEILFGELAEHGGVVHIDIKDGELTFDFETTAEMA
- the clpS gene encoding ATP-dependent Clp protease adapter ClpS; amino-acid sequence: MHAISQIRLTFNQDRPDQHDDDSAGIAVQESKPALQAPPMYKVVLFNDDYTPMDFVVEVLEVFFNLNRELATKVMLAVHTEGRAVCGVFTRDIAETKAMQVNQYARESQHPLLCEIEKDG
- the cspD gene encoding cold shock domain-containing protein CspD, giving the protein MSGTTSMRVKGKVKWFNNAKGYGFIIQDGKDEDLFAHYSVIQMDGYKTLKAGQPVTFCMIQGPKGIHAVEIRPVAVDAESTPFSEKPEPTRVHVKPRVTEDH
- the icd gene encoding NADP-dependent isocitrate dehydrogenase, encoding MGYQKIQVPAVGDKITVNADHSLNVPDNPIIPFIEGDGIGVDISPVMIKVVDAAVEKAYGGKRKISWMEVYAGEKATQVYDQDTWLPQETLDAVKDYVVSIKGPLTTPVGGGIRSLNVALRQQLDLYVCLRPVRWFEGVPSPVKKPGDVDMTIFRENSEDIYAGIEWKAGSAEATKVIKFLKEEMGVTKIRFDEDCGIGVKPVSKQGTKRLARKALQYVVDNDRDSLTIVHKGNIMKFTEGAFKEWAYEVAAEEFGATLLDGGPWMQFKNPKTGKNVVVKDAIADAMLQQILLRPAEYDVIATLNLNGDYLSDALAAEVGGIGIAPGANLSDTVAMFEATHGTAPKYAGKDQVNPGSLILSAEMMLRHMGWTEAADLIIKGTNGAISAKTVTYDFERLMDGAKLVSSSGFGDALISHM
- a CDS encoding NADP-dependent isocitrate dehydrogenase, producing the protein MPTRSKIIYTFTDEAPALATYSLLPIVEAFTASADIAVETRDISLAGRILASFPEQLGDKAVADHLAELGDLAVTPEANIIKLPNISASVPQLQAAIKELQAQGYALPDYPETVTTDAEKEARARYDKVKGSAVNPVLREGNSDRRAPLSVKNYARKHPHKMGAWAADSKSHVAHMNAGDFYGSEKAALIDAAGSVKIELIAKDGTATVLKEKTTVQAGEILDCAVLSKNALRNFIAAEIEDAKQKGVLLSVHLKATMMKVSDPIMFGQIVAEYYKDALAKHAEVLEQIGFNLNNGIGDLYARIKALPAEQQAQIEADIQAVYAIRPALAMVNSDKGITNLHVPSDVIVDASMPAMIRDSGKMWGTDGQLHDTKAVIPDRCYATIYQAVIEDCKQHGAFDPTTMGSVPNVGLMAKKAEEYGSHDKTFQIKADGVVRVSDNNGRTLLEQNVETGDIFRMCQTKDAPIQDWVKLAVNRARASATPAIFWLDPMRAHDGVMIEKVQAYLKDHDTSGLDIRIMSPVDAMKFTLARTREGKDTISVTGNVLRDYLTDLFPIMELGTSAKMLSIVPLMNGGGLFETGAGGSAPKHVQQLLEENFLRWDSLGEFLALAASLEHLGVTYNNPKALVLAKTLDQATGEFLDRNKSPSRKVGGIDNRGSHFYLTLFWAQALAAQDDDAALKAQFTTLAKTLTDNEEKIVAELNAVQGKPVDIGGYYFANPELTRKAMRPSTTFNAAIAALV
- a CDS encoding NUDIX hydrolase, with protein sequence MDWNPHITVATIVEDHGRFLMVEESKGGRAVLNQPAGHLDPNETLIEAAVRETLEETGWDVEPTSVTGIYLYTAPSNGVTYQRVCFAAKALKHHPEYQLDDGILGAKWLSRDELLEQRDHWRSELIIRCIDDYLAGHRHSLALIRPSL